A single window of Panulirus ornatus isolate Po-2019 chromosome 52, ASM3632096v1, whole genome shotgun sequence DNA harbors:
- the LOC139765025 gene encoding retinol-binding protein pinta-like: MPGAEVNSSTLREEVQRLAKEELGEDPGRLEEDVEAVREWLIKQPHLNARTDRATILRYLRGCKFSLERTKEKLAMYYTCKGALPDMFQGRDPDDPTLRAILKLGLMFPLPGYDPLGRKVIFGRMAAWDPKGVRSEDLFKAASMLLDVLFLEDEQTTITGIVQANDMSGLTLKHVTALPPPLIRRVIRTWQEGYPLQPKSVHYINTPPAFETLFNLCKPLMKEKMKKRVHVHGHNLDQLYQYVPRAMLPTEYGGANGSVQEIADYWLQKIDKHRAWFLEDERHCADESRRPGKPMTGSLLFDGVEGSFRKLDFD, from the exons ATGCCAGGCGCGGAGGTGAACTCAAGCacgctgagggaggaggtgcagCGGTTGGCGAAGGAGGAGCTTGGGGAGGACCCAGGTCGTCTGGAGGAGGACGTGGAGGCTGTCAGGGAGTGGCTGATTAAGCAGCCACACCTCAACGCCCGCACAG acaGGGCAACCATCTTACGCTACCTGCGCGGGTGCAAGTTCTCCCTGGAGCGGACGAAAGAGAAGCTGGCCATGTACTACACCTGCAAGGGCGCCCTGCCAGACATGTTCCAGGGCAGAGACCCTGACGACCCGACGCTGAGAGCCATACTGAAGCTGGG GCTGATGTTCCCCCTGCCTGGTTACGATCCCCTTGGGCGGAAGGTCATCTTCGGGCGCATGGCAGCGTGGGACCCCAAAGGCGTTAGGTCAGAGGACCTGTTCAAAGCGGCTTCGATGTTGCTGGACGTCCTCTTCCTGGAAGACGAGCAGACGACCATCACTGGCATCGTCCAGGCCAACGACATGTCGGGCTTGACCCTCAAGCACGTCACTGCCCTGCCGCCCCCTCTCATTAGGCGGGTAATTAGGACATggcag GAGGGCTACCCACTTCAGCCCAAAAGCGTCCACTACATCAACACGCCGCCAGCCTTCGAAACCCTCTTCAACCTCTGCAAGCCGCTTAtgaaggagaagatgaagaaacgG GTCCACGTCCACGGACACAACCTCGACCAGTTGTACCAGTACGTTCCTCGGGCGATGCTGCCGACGGAGTACGGTGGTGCGAATGGCTCCGTCCAAGAGATCGCAG ACTACTGGTTACAAAAGATAGACAAACACCGCGCCTGGTTCCTGGAAGACGAGAGGCATTGTGCGGACGAGTCGCGTCG